One Bufo gargarizans isolate SCDJY-AF-19 chromosome 3, ASM1485885v1, whole genome shotgun sequence DNA segment encodes these proteins:
- the SERPINF1 gene encoding pigment epithelium-derived factor: protein MRNYLVFLLASTIFSFASSQDAAGEVPTAVVEEEEDPFYKSPLNKLASSASNFAYDLYRAQANKNPSSNIFMSPLTIATALSSISLGGGQRTESLIQRSLYYDLLNDADIHTTYKELLENLSSNPNGLKSISRVMLERRLRMRIEFVNQLEKFYGNKPRVLSGNTRLDLSEANDFVQKNTNGKVVKFFPEVPSGISVLLLGAAYFKGQWIHKFNPGQTTMRDFYIDEQTSVSVPMMSASNIHVRYGLDSDFNCKIVQLPLTGGVSIMYFLPLKFTENLTLIEEGLTSEFVHDIDRALQSVTITLSIPKLKVNYAAELTDTLKEMKLQPLFQSPDFSKISSKSLKLTHVVHKAILELNEDGAENPPTVDIQARQHFPLEFHLDHPFLFVLRSDSNGALLFIGKVMNPKEITG from the exons GTCCCTACTGCTGTAGTAGAAGAGGAAGAAGATCCATTCTACAAGAGTCCACTCAATAAACTTGCTTCTTCTGCATCCAACTTTGCCTATGATCTTTACCGCGCTCAAGCCAACAAGAATCCAAGCAGCAACATTTTTATGTCACCGTTGACTATTGCTACAGCCCTCTCCAGCATATCCTTGG GAGGCGGACAGCGGACTGAATCCTTAATACAACGGTCCCTTTACTATGACCTTCTTAATGATGCAGATATCCACACCACTTATAAAGAACTGCTGGAAAACCTTTCTTCAAACCCGAATGGGCTGAAAAGCATATCCCGTGTCATGCTGGAGAGAA GGCTGAGGATGCGTATCGAGTTTGTGAATCAGTTGGAGAAGTTCTATGGGAATAAGCCCAGAGTTCTGTCAGGAAATACTCGCCTTGATCTGTCAGAAGCCAATGATTTTGTGCAGAAGAATACCAACGGCAAAGTAGTGAAGTTCTTCCCAGAAGTGCCTTCAGGCATTAGTGTCCTTCTGCTTGGGGCTGCATATTTTAAAG GACAGTGGATCCACAAATTTAACCCCGGTCAAACCACCATGCGTGATTTCTACATAGATGAGCAGACATCTGTTTCAGTTCCAATGATGTCAGCGAGCAACATCCATGTGAGATATGGCCTAGACTCCGATTTTAACTGCAAG ATTGTCCAGCTTCCACTCACTGGGGGAGTCAGCATCATGTATTTTCTCCCTCTCAAATTCACCGAGAACCTGACATTAATTGAAGAAGGTCTGACATCGGAGTTTGTACATGACATAGATCGAGCATTGCAGTCAGTCACCATAACACTAAGCATACCAAAGCTGAAGGTGAACTACGCTGCTGAACTCACAGACACTCTTAAGGAGATGA AACTTCAGCCTCTCTTCCAAAGTCCGGACTTCAGTAAGATCTCTTCAAAGTCATTGAAGCTCACGCATGTTGTGCACAAGGCCATCCTGGAACTGAATGAAGATGGAGCGGAAAATCCACCAACAGTGGACATCCAGGCTCGCCAACATTTCCCGCTGGAATTTCACCTGGACCATCCATTCCTGTTTGTTCTCCGATCCGACAGCAACGGTGCACTCCTGTTCATTGGAAAAGTGATGAATCCTAAAGAAATTACCGGTTAA